The sequence TTGCTCCTTGCCATCGAGCTCTGCGGCACCACTGGGCTCCGGATCGCCTTCCCCAGCGTCTGGCACCAGCCGGGTCCGGCTCTGCGGCAGCACCAGAGGCGTGTGGCGGTAGGTGCGGGCGTGTGGCAGGGCCGTGTCCCTCTACCCGTGTGTCCCTGGCCCCGTGCGTGTCCCTCTGTGTCCCCCATGTGTCCCCACATCAGTTTGTGCCTCCCCACGTGTCTGCTCCCCCGTGTCCCTGTCCATCAGCGTCCCTCTGTCCGTGTCCCTCCCTGTCTCTTTACGCCCCTCTGTGTGTCCCCACATCCGTGTCCCTCCCTGTCGCCACATTCACGTGTCCATCCGTGTGCCCACGTCCCTCTCCCCGTCCCCCCATCCGTGTCCCTCCCCATCCCCGCATTCCCATGTCCCTCCCCATCCCCGCCCCGCCATCGCCCACGCGTGGGCTGTCCTCCCCGCCTCGCACACGCCTCACACACGCCTCGCACACGCCTCCACACGCCATGGCCCCCTCAGGGCCACCGGAACGGGGCCCGCTGGCCCAGCTGGTGCGGGACACGTTGTGCCCGGCCTGCGGGCAGCCACTGCGGGACCCCGTCCTCTTCGCCTGCAACCAcagctgctgccgccgctgcctGCCCACCGCCCACCCCGGCGAGcccactgctgctttctcctgcccgcggtgctgcctgccctgcgccccccgccgcctccgcaCCCCCGTGGCTCTGGCCGTGGAGAGTCGCATCGCCCAGCGTCTGGCTCAGGGAACACCCGGACCCCCCCGCCGGCCACAGCGCTGCAGGTaaaggggagcaggggggacttgggggggggaggggtgggtgtCTGAGGGGGACCCAGGTGTTTGGGGGAACTGGGGGCATCTGGGGGAATCAGGGGTAGGGGGGGGGAACCTGGGGACCCAAGCATCCAGGCGCACTTGGGGGGCTCACAGGGAATTTGGGGCACCTAGGCATCTTGGGGGgacctggggggctggagggtggGGAATTTAGGGTTACCCAGGTGTCTGGGGGCACTtgtggggctggaagggacttgGGGgacaaggggagggagggggctgatccaggggtgctgggggggacGCAGACCCCCAcggggctggaggggggagcCGTGGGGACCCAGAGCTTCTGGGGGGAGACCCAGGTGTCTGAGAGGGATttgggagggctgggggtgtgtgaCCCAGGTGTcatggggggctggggacctTGTGGTGCTAAGGGGGGCCCCAGCGGTGCCCCCAGCTCttcaggggtgctgggggacccAGGCATCCAGCTGTGACCCTGTGCCCTGTCCCTCACGTGCCTGGACacctgagccccccccccctccccccggggCCAGGTGTCACCACAGCCCAGGTGACCTCGCCATCGCCTTGGGGCAGTGGTGGGGGGGACGACGACGACACCCCAGCATCCTGGTGCACGTGCTGGGTGGGGCCTGATCCAGCTGGGTGACATTTTTGGGAAGTGACACTTGTTTTGGTGGCACCTTGTCCCTCCTGTGGGGACACACCCCGGTCTGGTGGCATCCTGGGGACACTTCTGCCCCATGGGCTTCCTGCCccatttgttgtgttttgtcCCCTCCCTTTTAATGACATCCTGCACTAAcaacccccccctccccttctccccacagcCTGGGGGCCCAGCTCCGAGCTGATGCCGCCCCCCTACGCCCCCCATCCCCAGAGGAGGCACCTGGAGTGGGGAAGAACCCCCCAAAAGctgcccccctcctccctcctcgctgacacccccccccccccaataaacgCCATCTCCCCCCTTCCACGAGCACCACGGCAGCAGTCGCAGCGGTGCCACCTTTAATGCCCACAGGTGCCACGAGGAGGGGTGGTGGGGACACCCCAAAATGCCACCCCCAAACACTGGGGTGTatgtgtgggggggggggggggcggcaggaaTTGGTGTTTTGGAGGGGGCTCAGGCAGTGATATTTGGAAGGGGGGGGCTCAATTTGGGGGAAACAGGACTGGCATTTTGGGGATGGAGGGTCTTCAGGAGCTGAGGGGTTCAGGTATCGATTTAAGGGGGGGCTCAGGCAGTAATATTTGGGGGGTGCTGACCCCCGAGGTGATGTGGTAGGAGTGATTCTTGGGGTATGGTTCAAGCCCAGAGTCAATATTTGGGGTTGGGGGACCTGGGGAGGGGCTCAAGAGTCAATAAGGGACAGCCAGGGGGGTCCGTGGGtcagcgggggggggggcagggggagctgggaCCCTCCACAGGGCTCCTCAGTGCTCCATAGGGGTGGGGGGGCCCAGGGGGCAGCACTTGGgggccacccccagcccccggcatccccccccccagcccccccctgccgccccccgcccccgttTATGTCCCCGGACACAGTGGAGGTGGCCGCAGCCTTCATCCCCTCCCCTTGTCACTGccgcctcctcttcctcctcctcctcctcgctctCTGTCGAGCTCTCCCCGAACGCCCGTGGCTTTTCGTAGatgcagcagcctggggggggggtggggggaagtaaTGGTGTGGGGGGGATGTCAGGGGACACGGGTGTCTCCAGAGGGGACACAGGTGTCTGGGGAGGGGGACAACAGTGTCCCCAGGGCCACTCACACTTGGAGGAGCGGCGGCCCAAATGCTCATTGTCGACGGTGTCGCTTGACCACTCAACCTTCTTGTCTGGCTTCCGTTTGCGCAGCTTCAGGGTCAGGCTGCGGTTCTCCTGGAAGGGGGATGGGGGTGTCACCAGCGCCATGACACCATGGCaaggaccccccccccccccccgagaaCAACCCCTCCTGGGGGCTCCGACACTGCCCCAAAACAGCCCTCTGGTCATCCCCCCGACGCTGGCCCTGCACCCACTCCTGTCATGCCCCCCCCCATATTTCTGTAGGTGCCCTGGCTGTTTACAGCACACGCCCACCCCCCACGTATACCCTGCTGGGTGTTTATAACCCCCTGCAGCTTATAGCCCACCCTGGGTGCCTATAGCCCCCATGGTACCTATAGATCTGCCTGGTATCTATAGTTCTCCATAGTCTGTGTCGCTCCCCCCCTGGCATCCTTAGCCCCCCATGGGAATCTATAAATCCCCCGGAATATTTACAGCCCCCCTTCAGTATCTATAGCCCCCCCCCAGTATGTATACATGCCTCTCAGGTATGTATTGGCTCCTCCTCGGCACCTATAGCCCCCCACCCCGGTACCCACAGCCCCTCCTCGGCACCTATAGCCCCCTCACCCCGGTACCCACAGCCCCTCCTCGGCACCTAtagcccccccaccccggtaCCCACAGCCCCCTCCTCGGCACCTATAGCCCCCCACCCCGGTACCCACAGCCCCTCCCCGGCACCTATAGCCCCCCACCCCGGTACCCACAGCCCCTCCTCGGCACCTATAGCCCCCCACCCCGGTACCCACAGCCCCTCCTCGGCACCTAtagccccccacccccggtaCCCACAGCCCCTCCTCGGCACCTATAGCCCCTCACCCCGGTACCCACAGCCCCTCCTCGGCACCTATAGTCCCCCACCCCGGTACCCACAGCCCCTCCTCGGCACCTATAGCCCCTCACCCCGGTACCCACAGCCCCTCCTCGGCACCTATAGCCCCCTCGGGCCTTACCGGCTCGGCTGCACCGGTCTCGGTGACGGTGGCGGTGCCGCAGCCGCCGCTGTCCGCTGCTTCCGCCATGGCTGCAGCCGGCCGGTGCGGTGCCCCGGGGCCGGTGGGGGCCTCCCGGCCGCCGCCGAGGCCCCGCTGCGGGCGGGGAGCGCCGGgaagggccgggccgggccgctctcgccgccgccgccgccccggtgTAGCGCCCACAACCGCCCCCACTTCCGGCCGGCGGCGGCACTTCCGGTAGGTCCGGCAGGGAATGTGCTCCCCCTGCGCAGCCTCACTTCCGCCGTACGGCTGCGGCGCGCATGCGCGGGGCTGCCGGGCCCTTGGGGGCGCAGAGAGGGCTTGAAGGGGCACTCCAGGGCCTGGGGCGGGCAGATAAGGGCCAAGGGGGCAGTTTGAGAGGGTAGACGGGGTCTGGAGGGGCAATTCAGGGTCGGGGGCAGATAAGGCCTGAGGGGGGCAAACAGGGGCCAAGGGAgcagtttggggggggggggggtggggtggtgtaGAGGGGGTCTGAGGGGACATTCAGGGGCTAGGGGAGTCAAATAGGGCCCAAGGGAGCAGTTTGGGGGCGTAAAGGGGTTA comes from Falco cherrug isolate bFalChe1 chromosome 21, bFalChe1.pri, whole genome shotgun sequence and encodes:
- the PPP1R11 gene encoding E3 ubiquitin-protein ligase PPP1R11, which translates into the protein MAEAADSGGCGTATVTETGAAEPENRSLTLKLRKRKPDKKVEWSSDTVDNEHLGRRSSKCCCIYEKPRAFGESSTESEEEEEEEEAAVTRGGDEGCGHLHCVRGHKRGRGAAGGGWGGGCRGLGVAPKCCPLGPPTPMEH